A stretch of Paenibacillus sp. URB8-2 DNA encodes these proteins:
- a CDS encoding LysR family transcriptional regulator — protein MRVEQLYHIVAIAQTGSISLAAERSYISQPALSSSVSKLETELGITLFKRTNQGVHPTEVGEAVIKKAMEAIGLLEDIRSIAEESTQTLTGSIHLAVEPFISNSIMVNTLTAFKNRHPNVNVLMKVGESNNNLRDIAAGKADFGVLMKTGKHPEEKDLCIKELFGDQLVLMVSRESSLAARSSVTLAEAMAQPLVLYNTEFATDCGVSELLRKYGTFHAAYRLDSFPMLEKVISLNECSAFVPKFMSEYFVNRESIVPLDISDTRLDISIVLAWSKRHHLSLMEKEMMGTIQSFCSMFHLPVKGAEL, from the coding sequence ATGCGTGTGGAACAGCTCTATCATATCGTGGCGATTGCGCAGACGGGTTCGATTTCACTTGCCGCCGAACGTTCCTACATTTCGCAGCCTGCGCTGAGCTCCTCGGTATCCAAGCTGGAGACGGAGCTCGGAATTACGCTCTTCAAACGCACCAATCAGGGAGTGCATCCTACGGAAGTTGGAGAAGCGGTTATTAAGAAGGCGATGGAAGCGATCGGCCTGCTGGAAGATATCCGCTCCATCGCGGAGGAGAGCACGCAAACGCTGACCGGCAGCATTCATTTGGCGGTAGAGCCGTTTATCAGCAACTCGATAATGGTCAATACGTTGACCGCCTTCAAAAACCGGCACCCCAATGTCAATGTGCTGATGAAGGTGGGAGAATCCAATAACAATTTGCGCGACATCGCGGCGGGCAAGGCTGACTTCGGGGTTCTTATGAAAACCGGCAAGCATCCCGAAGAAAAGGATCTGTGCATCAAAGAGCTGTTTGGGGATCAACTGGTGCTGATGGTCAGCCGCGAGTCGTCTTTGGCGGCGCGTTCCTCGGTGACGCTTGCGGAGGCGATGGCCCAGCCGCTTGTGTTGTACAATACCGAATTCGCCACCGATTGCGGCGTATCGGAGCTTTTGAGAAAGTATGGCACCTTCCATGCGGCTTACCGGCTCGACAGCTTCCCCATGCTGGAAAAAGTCATATCCCTGAATGAATGCTCCGCATTCGTTCCGAAATTCATGAGTGAATACTTTGTCAACCGGGAGAGCATTGTGCCGCTGGACATATCCGACACGCGGCTCGATATTTCCATCGTTCTGGCCTGGAGCAAGCGGCATCATCTGTCGCTGATGGAAAAAGAGATGATGGGGACGATCCAGTCGTTCTGTTCGATGTTCCATTTACCGGTTAAAGGAGCAGAACTGTAA
- a CDS encoding DMT family transporter, with amino-acid sequence MAWIWLLLAGAVEVISVPLLKEWQRRRQKGWAAAAIAALALSVYALSQSLSSIPVGTAYAVWTGIGSTGAIATGIFLYGESVNPLKLACMVLIVMGMVGLKLTS; translated from the coding sequence ATGGCCTGGATTTGGCTGCTGCTTGCCGGAGCGGTCGAGGTAATCAGCGTTCCGCTGCTTAAGGAATGGCAAAGACGGAGACAGAAGGGATGGGCCGCGGCCGCAATTGCCGCTCTGGCGCTAAGCGTCTATGCGCTTTCCCAGTCGCTGTCTTCCATCCCGGTCGGAACGGCTTATGCGGTATGGACCGGAATCGGCTCCACGGGAGCCATTGCAACCGGCATTTTCCTATATGGAGAATCCGTAAATCCGCTGAAGCTGGCATGCATGGTTTTGATCGTCATGGGAATGGTCGGACTCAAGCTGACCTCGTAA
- a CDS encoding ABC transporter ATP-binding protein has translation MILEERLGGQEILSAGVYGENAQTSEGATAARSASSDTKALTDRGHGIVLEGIGLSYRGGKVLKQALDDINMKLEPGELVVVLGPSGCGKTSLLNIIAGYLRPTRGTITINGQRHTAPDSDVGVVFQQANLFPWLSLARNIEFGLRMKGMPKARRKERVADFLEMMGLTSSAGLLPHQLSGGMKQRAAIARTLATEPEIVLLDEPFSALDALTRENMQAHLRQIWSRTGKCMFFITHDVDEALLLASRLVVMHPGPGRIVEDFANPLTTGETQRPFSEIRASQEYTVLRQFLVSRIGGH, from the coding sequence ATGATCTTGGAGGAGCGGCTTGGCGGCCAGGAGATATTGAGCGCGGGAGTTTACGGGGAAAATGCACAAACATCGGAGGGCGCAACCGCCGCCCGGAGTGCTTCCTCCGATACAAAGGCCTTGACTGACCGGGGGCACGGTATTGTGCTTGAGGGAATTGGGCTGTCCTACCGCGGCGGAAAGGTCCTCAAGCAGGCGCTTGACGACATCAATATGAAGCTTGAACCGGGCGAGCTTGTGGTGGTACTGGGTCCCTCAGGATGCGGCAAAACCTCGCTGCTGAACATCATCGCTGGGTATCTGCGGCCTACCCGGGGGACGATCACCATCAACGGACAGCGCCATACCGCACCCGATTCCGATGTGGGTGTCGTCTTTCAGCAGGCGAATCTGTTTCCGTGGCTGTCGCTTGCCCGGAATATCGAGTTCGGCCTGAGGATGAAAGGTATGCCCAAGGCCCGGCGCAAGGAACGGGTGGCGGACTTTCTGGAAATGATGGGCCTGACCTCTTCGGCGGGTCTGCTGCCGCATCAACTGTCGGGTGGCATGAAGCAGCGGGCCGCCATTGCCCGTACGCTCGCGACTGAGCCGGAAATCGTCCTGCTGGACGAACCCTTCAGCGCGCTCGACGCCCTAACCCGGGAGAACATGCAGGCGCATTTGCGCCAGATTTGGAGCCGGACGGGGAAATGCATGTTTTTCATCACCCACGATGTGGACGAAGCGCTGCTTCTGGCCAGCCGCCTTGTCGTTATGCATCCCGGACCGGGCCGGATTGTGGAGGATTTCGCCAATCCGCTGACAACCGGAGAAACGCAGCGTCCATTCAGCGAGATAAGGGCCAGCCAGGAATATACCGTATTGCGGCAGTTTTTGGTCTCGCGAATCGGCGGACATTAG
- a CDS encoding ABC transporter permease translates to MMQTKIRETRTRERGSGKSDRPVHPSFTGKWLYRCISVGSLLVAALIWALASGRGWVNPLFLPSPHTVWAAFTDILHEGYKGESLLSHIGASMRRLFLALAAAFATAVPLGVLCGRYRWLRAVFDPFIEFYRPLPPLAYYTLLILWFGITDVSKVILLFLGAFAPLFITSVFSVQRLGGEVINGAKSLGAKGWRLYVFVIFPSILPELLTGLRTAVGISYATLVAAEMVAAVSGVGWMVLDASKFLRSDIMYLGIIIMALIAIVIDLCIRGLIRRVSPWIEQ, encoded by the coding sequence ATGATGCAGACAAAGATACGGGAAACCAGGACAAGAGAACGAGGAAGCGGCAAATCGGACCGGCCGGTCCATCCATCTTTCACAGGAAAGTGGCTGTACCGCTGTATTTCCGTCGGATCACTGCTGGTTGCAGCACTGATCTGGGCGCTGGCAAGCGGCCGCGGCTGGGTGAATCCCCTGTTTCTCCCTTCTCCGCATACGGTCTGGGCCGCCTTCACGGATATCCTTCATGAGGGGTACAAAGGGGAGAGTTTGCTAAGCCATATCGGGGCAAGCATGCGGAGACTGTTTCTTGCTCTTGCCGCCGCATTCGCAACCGCAGTGCCGCTGGGCGTTTTATGCGGACGCTATCGCTGGCTGCGGGCAGTCTTTGATCCGTTTATCGAATTTTACCGTCCGCTCCCGCCACTGGCCTATTATACGCTGCTGATTCTCTGGTTCGGTATTACCGATGTGTCCAAAGTCATACTGCTGTTCCTGGGAGCGTTCGCGCCATTGTTCATTACTTCCGTATTCAGCGTTCAGCGTCTGGGCGGCGAAGTGATCAACGGGGCCAAATCGCTTGGCGCAAAGGGCTGGAGACTCTATGTCTTTGTCATCTTTCCGTCCATCCTTCCCGAGCTTCTGACCGGGCTGCGTACCGCTGTTGGCATCAGCTACGCCACACTGGTAGCCGCGGAGATGGTGGCCGCCGTGTCCGGCGTCGGCTGGATGGTGCTGGACGCCAGCAAATTTCTGAGAAGCGATATTATGTATCTCGGCATTATTATCATGGCGCTGATCGCGATTGTTATTGATCTGTGCATTCGCGGACTGATCCGGCGCGTGTCGCCATGGATTGAGCAATAG
- a CDS encoding GGDEF domain-containing protein — protein MDFQLDIRTILITLILGNMFMVLLIAAYRFRSLHDKATSFFAVSKWLQAACWLLVMIRDSLPGPRFVLLSNALMLGGGGLEIIALLMMAEGFGADARRYYKVITILSVLSFGLIYFFYNSDNLRIASASLAAGLFIAFPAYRFTATRGGSPLQTVMGLVYTLLASILLARAFAALFSERNMNVFSPGLAQHLYYIGMFLIMILGTVGFVLLSKERSYDELRRMANVDELTGILNRRAFIVQAQLAAAVAAERRVPISFLLIDIDHFKLVNDNYGHVAGDSALRSFAATVEFRLGPRDLFGRYGGEEFAVLLPGADEEESDRKAELLRQAVMNSRIEGHPLQYTISIGVITVIPGKKPQLDLLYKLSDAALYKAKQDGRNRVVRSRWPEEPETS, from the coding sequence ATGGATTTCCAACTGGACATAAGAACAATACTGATTACGCTTATCCTCGGAAATATGTTCATGGTGCTGCTTATCGCCGCATACCGTTTCCGCTCTCTCCACGATAAAGCGACTTCATTTTTTGCTGTCTCCAAATGGCTGCAGGCGGCTTGCTGGCTGCTGGTGATGATACGGGACAGTCTTCCCGGGCCGCGATTTGTTCTGCTCAGCAATGCGCTGATGCTTGGAGGCGGCGGGCTGGAAATCATCGCCCTGCTGATGATGGCGGAGGGGTTCGGCGCGGACGCTAGACGTTACTATAAGGTCATCACAATCTTGAGCGTGCTGAGCTTCGGATTGATTTATTTTTTCTATAATTCGGACAACCTGCGCATCGCTTCCGCTTCCCTGGCGGCAGGGCTGTTCATCGCATTCCCCGCTTACCGCTTTACCGCAACCCGAGGAGGATCGCCGCTTCAGACGGTTATGGGATTGGTGTACACGCTGCTTGCATCCATCTTGCTCGCCAGGGCTTTTGCAGCGCTTTTCTCGGAGCGGAATATGAATGTATTCTCGCCGGGGCTTGCCCAGCATCTCTACTATATCGGCATGTTTTTGATCATGATTCTGGGAACCGTCGGCTTTGTTCTGCTGTCAAAGGAACGGTCTTACGACGAGCTTAGAAGGATGGCGAATGTCGATGAGCTGACCGGAATTCTGAACCGCAGGGCATTTATTGTACAAGCGCAGCTTGCCGCTGCCGTCGCGGCCGAGCGGAGAGTGCCGATATCTTTTCTGCTGATCGATATTGATCATTTCAAGCTGGTCAACGATAATTACGGGCATGTCGCCGGTGACAGCGCTCTCCGGAGTTTTGCGGCCACCGTGGAGTTTCGTTTGGGCCCCAGAGATTTGTTCGGCAGATACGGGGGCGAAGAATTCGCGGTTCTGCTGCCAGGTGCGGACGAGGAAGAAAGCGACCGGAAAGCGGAGCTGCTGAGACAAGCCGTAATGAATTCGCGGATTGAAGGCCACCCTCTCCAATATACGATCAGTATAGGCGTGATTACCGTTATCCCGGGCAAAAAGCCGCAGCTGGATTTACTGTACAAGCTTAGCGACGCCGCTCTCTACAAAGCGAAGCAGGATGGAAGAAACCGTGTGGTCCGAAGCCGCTGGCCGGAAGAGCCGGAGACGAGTTGA
- a CDS encoding DMT family transporter encodes MKQKLQSPDSPTGNKAAWMVVITGGLIDVVWAVLLQFSEGLTVLWPSVFALAAITVSYFLYVLSLKLLPAGTAYTVFTGIGTAGTGLIGILFLGEPAGGWRIFFIGILLVGIVGLKLSSGCETAWKKGGDPI; translated from the coding sequence GTGAAACAAAAGCTGCAAAGTCCGGATAGCCCGACTGGAAACAAGGCGGCCTGGATGGTTGTGATTACCGGAGGGCTGATAGATGTAGTCTGGGCGGTTCTGCTGCAATTTTCGGAAGGATTAACCGTACTTTGGCCGAGTGTATTCGCATTGGCCGCCATAACAGTCAGCTATTTTTTGTATGTATTGTCGTTAAAGCTTCTTCCGGCCGGAACAGCGTATACAGTATTTACCGGGATCGGAACGGCCGGGACAGGGCTGATCGGCATCCTATTCCTTGGCGAGCCTGCTGGGGGCTGGAGAATTTTTTTCATCGGAATACTGCTTGTGGGGATCGTAGGACTGAAGCTTTCGTCCGGATGCGAGACGGCTTGGAAAAAAGGCGGTGATCCAATCTAA
- the murC gene encoding UDP-N-acetylmuramate--L-alanine ligase — protein sequence MDTTERVHFIGIGGYGMSAIARVMLEMGYTVTGSDVAAQELTEKLIAKGAKVYIGHTAEQVKGADLVVYSTALSKDNVERVEAERLNIPILHRSQMLARLLNERKGVAVAGAHGKTTTSSMIALVMEECGVDPTYIIGGEIMNVGTNAKAGQGEFVVAEADESDGSFLQYHPWLAIVTNIEADHLENYGGDFERLKSAYAQFMSQLRADGTAIVCADDETVISLLPKIKADVTTYGIRSETADYTATDIALGDRQVTFTMNHKGATLGRIELSVPGQHNLYNAMATVIACLKADIPFAAIASAIVKFNGAKRRFQVLGEADDILVIDDYAHHPTEIQATISAAKATGKRIIAVFQPQRYTRTFFLLDAFSRAFGEADEVIITDIYSPAGEKQIEGVTSAKLVELIIQNSNPGARYLPTKEDVLADLRDRLAPGDLVITMGAGDIWKVGYALADNLLKRGASK from the coding sequence TTGGATACTACGGAACGAGTTCATTTTATAGGGATCGGCGGTTACGGGATGAGCGCTATTGCCCGTGTCATGTTAGAGATGGGGTATACCGTAACGGGCTCCGATGTGGCCGCCCAGGAACTGACGGAGAAATTGATAGCCAAAGGCGCAAAAGTATATATCGGCCATACGGCGGAGCAGGTAAAGGGCGCCGATCTGGTCGTCTATTCCACGGCTTTGTCGAAGGATAATGTGGAACGGGTGGAAGCGGAGCGCCTGAATATTCCGATTCTGCACCGGTCGCAGATGCTGGCCCGGCTGCTTAACGAGCGCAAGGGTGTAGCCGTAGCCGGAGCGCATGGCAAAACAACGACCTCGTCGATGATTGCCCTCGTCATGGAAGAATGCGGGGTTGACCCTACGTATATTATCGGCGGGGAGATTATGAACGTAGGTACGAATGCAAAGGCAGGCCAGGGGGAATTCGTTGTGGCCGAAGCGGACGAGAGCGACGGTTCTTTCCTCCAGTATCATCCTTGGCTTGCGATTGTCACGAATATTGAAGCCGATCATCTTGAGAATTACGGCGGCGATTTCGAACGCCTGAAGAGCGCATATGCGCAGTTCATGAGCCAGCTGCGTGCGGACGGCACGGCGATTGTCTGCGCGGACGACGAGACCGTCATCTCCCTTCTTCCCAAGATCAAAGCGGATGTGACAACCTACGGCATCCGCTCGGAGACGGCGGACTATACCGCGACGGACATTGCGCTCGGCGACCGCCAGGTAACGTTTACGATGAATCACAAGGGAGCGACGCTCGGACGGATCGAGCTGTCGGTGCCCGGCCAGCATAATCTGTACAACGCGATGGCCACGGTTATCGCTTGCCTGAAGGCGGACATTCCGTTTGCGGCTATCGCCTCGGCCATCGTGAAATTCAACGGGGCCAAGCGGCGTTTCCAAGTCCTCGGCGAAGCGGACGACATTCTCGTAATTGACGATTACGCCCATCATCCGACGGAGATCCAGGCGACAATCAGCGCGGCCAAAGCGACCGGCAAGCGGATTATTGCGGTCTTTCAACCGCAGCGCTACACACGCACCTTTTTTCTGCTTGACGCGTTCAGCCGGGCCTTCGGCGAAGCCGATGAGGTCATCATTACCGATATCTACTCTCCGGCAGGCGAGAAGCAGATCGAGGGCGTGACTTCCGCCAAGCTGGTTGAACTGATCATTCAGAACAGCAACCCCGGAGCACGCTATCTGCCGACCAAAGAAGATGTTCTTGCGGATCTCAGGGACCGACTGGCGCCCGGTGATCTTGTAATCACCATGGGAGCAGGCGATATTTGGAAAGTCGGATACGCGCTCGCGGACAACCTTCTGAAGCGCGGAGCCTCGAAATAA
- a CDS encoding alkaline phosphatase family protein: MAQNNGKAKKVMLLGLDGADPTLVARYIAQGKLPNFKKALNLGVSTEDLSMQSVLPAITPPNWASIATGAYPNTHGITCFWNHTLGNELDVLDYGFDSSLLKAETIWEAYARAGKKSIIFNYPTSWPPQVKDAIYVDGTSIYTNLRGYIDYEKIYEGETGDFELIEIPHIVDNTGANCRFEGEETTQKAEISKDTYEGFGYTQPGLVTTTQDGELSADVPTADQIKTPIKPASGWKNAPQGAREFIVPVNGGAERRWGLLTADDGVTYNRIAIYSSKESEVPLGDAASGEWSDWIYDRYTINGEAVDVAYKIRVLELDPSGESFTFYSSYVLDLKTGKYFYPQSIGEELYTNVGPMLQPSNYSRLNPQADGVLLESIEEMYRWHEGAINYLLDNKEWDLFYTHMHGIDMFMHFYLDHTLEAASPEYERYQEIVYKIYEITDHFIGALLNRLDGETAIFIVSDHGGVAKNPETDHPLIGDMWGINVGILGQLGYTQLKEDAFGAKEIDWSRTTAVAQRATFIYLNVKGRDPQGIVDPADYDKTVEKIIDDLYSYRDPKTGRRVISFALNRNDMEVVGLGGENSGDIFYILEPDFTRCHGNGLSNHTLSGYSMKALFIALGAGVKSGETIDRKVKVVDLVPTICELTETPVPRNVEGGVIYQILSGEGNPSPQRENETEQPVPAGLGELI; this comes from the coding sequence ATGGCACAGAACAACGGCAAAGCCAAAAAAGTGATGCTGCTCGGGCTCGACGGCGCGGACCCGACACTCGTTGCGCGTTACATTGCACAGGGGAAACTGCCCAATTTCAAAAAAGCGCTGAATCTCGGGGTATCGACAGAGGACCTCAGCATGCAAAGCGTGCTCCCGGCAATTACCCCGCCCAATTGGGCGTCGATCGCTACAGGCGCTTATCCGAACACGCACGGCATCACCTGCTTTTGGAACCATACGCTCGGCAATGAACTGGATGTGCTCGATTACGGTTTCGATTCCAGCCTGCTGAAGGCCGAAACGATTTGGGAGGCTTATGCGAGAGCGGGCAAGAAGAGCATTATTTTCAATTATCCGACCTCCTGGCCGCCTCAGGTGAAGGACGCAATCTACGTCGACGGTACTAGCATCTATACCAATCTTCGCGGATATATTGATTACGAGAAAATATATGAAGGGGAAACCGGGGATTTTGAATTGATCGAGATTCCACATATCGTGGACAACACCGGCGCCAACTGCCGCTTCGAAGGCGAGGAGACGACGCAAAAAGCCGAGATCAGCAAGGACACCTACGAAGGCTTCGGCTACACACAGCCGGGACTCGTAACAACAACCCAGGACGGCGAACTCTCCGCCGATGTCCCGACGGCCGATCAGATCAAGACGCCGATTAAGCCGGCATCCGGCTGGAAGAACGCTCCGCAGGGCGCGCGGGAGTTTATTGTTCCGGTCAACGGCGGAGCGGAGCGGCGCTGGGGATTGCTCACAGCCGACGACGGCGTTACTTACAACCGTATTGCCATTTATTCGTCCAAAGAGAGCGAAGTCCCTCTCGGCGATGCGGCATCCGGAGAATGGAGCGATTGGATTTACGACCGATATACCATTAACGGTGAAGCGGTGGATGTGGCTTATAAAATCCGTGTGCTGGAGCTTGACCCTTCAGGCGAGAGCTTTACGTTCTATTCCTCCTACGTGCTCGATCTGAAGACGGGAAAATACTTTTACCCGCAGAGCATCGGCGAGGAGCTGTACACCAATGTCGGCCCGATGCTGCAGCCTTCCAATTACAGCCGGTTGAACCCGCAGGCCGACGGTGTGCTGCTGGAGTCGATCGAGGAAATGTACCGCTGGCATGAGGGCGCCATCAATTACCTGCTGGACAACAAAGAGTGGGATTTGTTCTACACCCATATGCACGGCATCGACATGTTCATGCACTTCTATCTCGATCATACGCTGGAAGCCGCCTCACCCGAGTATGAACGCTACCAGGAAATCGTCTATAAAATCTATGAAATCACCGACCATTTTATCGGGGCGCTGCTTAATCGGCTGGACGGCGAAACGGCGATATTCATCGTATCCGATCATGGCGGCGTAGCCAAAAATCCGGAAACCGATCATCCGCTGATCGGCGATATGTGGGGGATCAACGTCGGGATTCTGGGACAACTGGGCTACACGCAGCTCAAGGAGGACGCTTTCGGGGCTAAAGAAATCGACTGGAGCCGCACCACGGCCGTCGCCCAGCGCGCAACCTTCATATATTTGAATGTAAAAGGCAGAGACCCTCAAGGGATTGTCGACCCGGCCGATTATGACAAGACGGTGGAGAAAATTATTGACGATCTGTACAGCTACCGCGATCCGAAGACGGGCAGAAGAGTGATCAGCTTTGCGCTGAATCGCAATGATATGGAAGTGGTTGGCCTTGGCGGAGAGAACAGCGGCGACATCTTTTACATTCTGGAGCCCGATTTTACCCGCTGCCACGGCAACGGCCTCAGCAACCACACCTTGTCGGGATATTCCATGAAGGCGCTGTTTATCGCACTCGGCGCAGGAGTGAAATCCGGCGAGACGATTGACCGCAAAGTCAAGGTGGTGGATCTTGTGCCGACCATTTGCGAGTTGACCGAAACGCCGGTTCCGCGGAATGTGGAAGGCGGGGTTATCTATCAAATTTTGAGCGGGGAAGGAAATCCATCGCCGCAGCGGGAAAATGAAACCGAGCAGCCTGTTCCTGCCGGATTGGGCGAATTGATCTAA
- a CDS encoding (S)-acetoin forming diacetyl reductase: MSRVDEKVALVTGGGQGIGRAIAIRLSQDGFAVAVVDLNEDNAGKVAREIEAAGGRSIALKADVSSRDQVFSAVEETAAKLGGFDVIVNNAGIAPVKMLEEVTIEDLDKVFHINVASVVWGIQAATAKLKELGHGGKIVNASSQAGHVGNASLSVYSASKFAVRSLTQTAAQELAKYGITVNAYCPGIVQTPMWGSIDKQITSSKGEEQGEATKEFGSKITLGRLSTPEDVAAFVSFLAGPDSDYMTGQSPLIDGGMVFL, from the coding sequence ATGAGTAGAGTTGACGAAAAAGTGGCGTTGGTGACTGGCGGAGGACAAGGAATTGGCCGGGCTATCGCGATTCGACTTAGTCAAGACGGATTTGCTGTTGCTGTAGTGGACCTGAATGAGGACAATGCGGGCAAAGTCGCCCGGGAAATCGAAGCGGCAGGCGGTCGCTCCATTGCGCTGAAGGCCGATGTCTCGAGCCGTGATCAGGTATTTTCTGCAGTGGAGGAGACGGCCGCGAAGCTGGGAGGTTTCGATGTTATTGTCAATAACGCCGGTATTGCGCCTGTAAAAATGCTTGAAGAAGTAACGATCGAGGACTTGGACAAAGTATTTCATATCAATGTGGCCAGCGTCGTCTGGGGAATTCAGGCTGCGACGGCCAAGCTGAAAGAACTGGGACATGGGGGCAAAATCGTCAATGCCTCTTCGCAGGCCGGCCATGTTGGCAATGCGAGTCTCAGCGTATACTCCGCATCGAAATTCGCGGTGCGTTCGCTGACGCAGACCGCCGCTCAGGAGCTGGCGAAATACGGAATCACCGTAAACGCATATTGCCCCGGTATTGTTCAGACGCCAATGTGGGGTTCTATAGATAAACAAATCACAAGCTCCAAAGGGGAAGAACAAGGCGAAGCAACCAAGGAGTTCGGCAGCAAAATTACGCTCGGACGCCTGTCAACGCCGGAGGATGTCGCTGCTTTTGTTTCCTTCCTGGCAGGGCCCGATTCGGATTATATGACTGGTCAATCGCCGCTGATTGACGGCGGGATGGTTTTCCTGTAA
- a CDS encoding taurine ABC transporter substrate-binding protein, which produces MKQPNKFKWIFALSLFAMLLLLSACGNNGGTAGGNTAGDAAASAAPSPENSAGPSAAASSDPAGAATGELPKEVRIGYQVSPNGELLAKSLGLLEKKYPDIKISWLKFDSGRDVNVAAASGGIDFGLVGTPPGSSGIAQGLPYQIYYIHDVIGKSEALVVKKDSGIKSLQDLKGHKIATTFGSTSHFSLLSALKQENIDPSTITILDMQAPDIVAAWQRGDIDGAYTWQPSQSKLTEDGGEVIISSAEVAAKGGITGEFGVVLKDFVDKYPDFVKGYISVLDEAVKTYREHPQESAQALSKELGLTPEATLKAMNEIIVLDASQQTSPEYMGTPDKPGAFGQLLKDTGDFLVEQKSITASPDLSVYQQALRNDLYPVN; this is translated from the coding sequence ATGAAACAACCTAATAAATTTAAATGGATCTTTGCACTCAGTCTATTTGCTATGCTGCTCCTATTATCGGCCTGCGGGAACAATGGCGGAACGGCAGGCGGCAATACTGCCGGGGATGCAGCGGCAAGCGCAGCGCCTTCCCCGGAAAATTCGGCCGGGCCATCGGCGGCGGCTTCTTCGGACCCGGCGGGCGCGGCAACAGGAGAACTGCCCAAAGAAGTCCGAATTGGTTATCAGGTGTCTCCAAACGGTGAGCTTTTAGCCAAATCGCTCGGCCTGCTCGAGAAGAAATATCCCGACATTAAAATATCCTGGCTGAAATTCGATTCCGGGCGTGATGTCAATGTGGCGGCGGCCAGCGGCGGCATCGACTTCGGACTGGTTGGCACTCCTCCCGGATCTTCGGGCATTGCTCAAGGACTTCCATACCAGATCTATTACATTCATGACGTTATCGGCAAGAGTGAAGCACTGGTCGTCAAGAAGGATTCCGGCATCAAGTCGCTTCAGGATCTCAAGGGCCATAAAATCGCGACCACCTTCGGCTCCACTTCCCATTTCAGTCTTCTGTCCGCGCTGAAGCAGGAAAACATCGACCCGTCCACGATAACCATCCTCGATATGCAGGCACCCGATATTGTCGCCGCATGGCAAAGGGGAGACATTGATGGCGCTTATACCTGGCAGCCGAGCCAGTCTAAGCTGACCGAGGACGGCGGTGAAGTCATTATCAGTTCCGCCGAGGTTGCGGCCAAGGGCGGCATAACCGGAGAGTTCGGCGTTGTCCTCAAGGATTTTGTCGACAAGTATCCGGATTTCGTCAAAGGATATATCTCCGTGCTGGATGAAGCGGTGAAAACCTACCGCGAGCATCCACAGGAATCGGCGCAGGCGCTGTCCAAGGAACTGGGATTAACGCCGGAAGCCACTCTCAAAGCGATGAATGAAATCATCGTGCTTGACGCTTCCCAGCAGACCTCGCCGGAATATATGGGGACACCGGACAAGCCGGGAGCATTCGGCCAACTGCTGAAAGACACCGGAGATTTTCTGGTGGAGCAGAAATCGATTACGGCTTCGCCGGATTTATCCGTATATCAACAAGCGCTGCGAAACGATCTTTATCCGGTCAACTAA